A window of Cottoperca gobio unplaced genomic scaffold, fCotGob3.1 fCotGob3_2arrow_ctg1, whole genome shotgun sequence contains these coding sequences:
- the LOC115005412 gene encoding pre-mRNA-splicing factor 38A-like — protein MELKFVGGVFGGNIKPTPFLCLTLKMLQIQPEKDIIVEFIKNEDFKYVRLLGAMYMRLTGTTVDCYKYLEPLYNDYRRVKSQNRNGEFELMHVDEFIDELLHSERMCDIILPRLQKRHVLEEAEMLDPRISALEEDLDEVESSEEEDEEEEKHWTQFAEEAGSPAMNCSSASCPTTSSAELVPGWRQHLAASSSAAQSAVAEPECFLDRPSGGRALQQLPQEDTILPLARRIVARAFPLL, from the exons ATGGAGTTGAAGTTTGTCGGTGGAGTTTTTGGAGGAAACATCAAGCCCACTcccttcctctgcctcactctgAAGATGCTGCAGATTCAACCTGAAAAAGACATCATCGTTGAGTTCATAAAAAACGAAGATTTCAA aTATGTTCGTCTACTCGGAGCGATGTACATGAGGTTAACTGGCACCACAGTGGATTGCTACAAATACTTGGAACCGCTGTACAACGATTACAGAAGGGTCAAGAGTCAGAACAGAAATGGAG aGTTTGAACTGATGCATGTGGACGAGTTCATTGACGAGCTTCTTCactcagagaggatgtgtgacaTCATTCTGCCTCGACTTCAG aaaagACACGTCCTCGAGGAGGCTGAGATGTTAGACCCACGTATCAGCGCTCTAGAGGAAGATCTGGATGAGGTGGAGAGcagtgaagaagaggatgaggaagaagagaag cactggacccagttcgctGAAGAGGCTGGCAGTCCGGCAATGAACTGCTCCAGTGCCTCATGCCCGACGACGTCCTCCGCAGAGTTGGTTCCCGGCTGGAGACAGCACCTGGCTGCGTCATCTTCTGCAGCCCAATCGGCAGTGGCCGAACCGGAGTGTTTCCTGGATCGCCCCTCTGGTGGCCgagcactgcagcagctcccacAGGAGGACACGATCCTCCCGCTGGCACGCCGTATTGTGGCAAGGGCTTTTCCCCTCCTCTGA
- the LOC115005420 gene encoding interferon-induced protein with tetratricopeptide repeats 1-like encodes MFCSCYPCCRVRPSCTLVNLRAILCQPCADQSQTTLVSKLEALQCHFTWDLDTSRSKLFRCRERFEDFFTEDRHSWLGHIYNLRGFIEYKLGFTEEAQSFLNKATEAFRQMRNADEGPWLVVNYGNLAWLHHHLGDPAESEAYLTKVDTLMKKYQSPSQDELHPEIYAEKAWTFIRFSTDKMLLAADYFQRAIRMQPDMVEWHTYHVKGLMFASKHSSTGLGADILEKMRIAKEQDPENLYFAVHYLEHCAKKGEIIKDEACKLAREVLRNPISSYSGIKPLLRVYRNYVSVDEAIDLAEEVLKNHPDERYLMRCAALCYKWKIFFSDSPQKQSMVDRAISLHEEVISLYPHSSLGKKIDLANIYSKSTNGKVKAKQIYQELLKSDLDQAGKQMLYNNYTKYLNFQGQDRTSSLRYHMKAAEIPQQSIFREKSIKVLKNIRDKGKDRMCREIQKFLENLQEP; translated from the exons atgttctgctcatgctATCCATGTTGCCGTGTGCGTCCCTCGTGTACCCTCGTGAATCTTCGTGCTATCCTGTGTCAACCCTG TGCTGAtcagagtcaaacaacactggTGTCCAAACTGGAGGCCCTGCAGTGTCACTTCACCTGGGATCTGGACACCAGCAGGTCCAAACTTTTCCGTTGCAGGGAAAGGTTTGAGGATTTCTTCACCGAAGACAGACACAGCTGgctgggtcacatttacaacctgcgggggttcattgaatacaagctggggttcactgaagaagcccagagtttcttaaacaaggctacagaggcctTCCGTCAGATGAGAAACGCAGATGAGGGTCCCTGGTTAGTGGTGAATTACGGAAACCTggcttggctgcaccaccacctgggagacccagcagagagtgaggcttaCCTGACAAAGGTCGACACTCTGATGAAAAAATACCAATCTCCATCCCAGGATGAGCTCCACCCAGAGATCTACGCTGAAAAAGCCTGGACTTTCATAAGGTTTAGCACAGATAAAATGCTGCTGGCTGCAGATTACTTCCAGAGAGCCATTAGGATGCAGCCGGACATGGTGGAGTGGCACACTTACCATGTCAAAGGGTTAATGTTTGCTtcaaagcacagcagcacagggctgggggctgacatcttggagaaaatgagaatcgCCAAAGAACAGGATCCAGAGAACTTGTACTTTGCTGTTCACTACCTTGAGCATTGTGCTAAGAAAGGAGAAATAATTAAAGATGAAGCATGTAAGCTAGCCAGGGAGGTTTTGAGAAATCCtatcagcagctacagtggtattaaACCATTACTTAGGGTTTACAGAAACTATGtatctgttgatgaggccattgacttggcagaggaggttctgaaaaaccatccagatgagcgttatctgatgagatgtgctgcactctgctacAAATGGAAGATATTTTTCAGTGACAGTCCCCAAAAACAAAGCATGGTAGACAGAGCAATCAGTCTCCATGAAGAGGTGATTTCACTTTACCCTCATTCTTCCCTTGGGAAGAAAATAGACCTTGCAAATATATATTCCAAATCAACTAACGGCAAGGTTAAAGCTAAGCAGATATACCAGGAGCTGCTAAAAAGTGATCTTGATCAGGCAGGcaaacagatgctttacaacaactacacaaaatatttaaacttccaAGGACAGGATCGCACCAGCTCACTAAGATATCACATGAAGGCGGCAGAGATACCGCAACAATCCATCTTTcgtgagaaaagcatcaaagttcTAAAGAACATAAGAGACAAAGGCAAGGACAGAATGTGTCGCGAAATACAGAAGTTTCTGGAAAACCTGCAAGAGCCATAA